GTAGAAGCTTTGAATAGCCTGATTAACAGACTTGAGCTCTTGGTCATATATAGAATCCCAATCCAGTAATAAGGAATAGTTTTAATAGACCAAATGATAAATGTCACTCAGATGAATGTCTCTGACCACAATAcaatattttctaagaaaattaagttagaaattggctgagtacggtggctcacacctgtaatcccagccctttgggaggctgaggtgggtggatcatttgaggtcaagagctcaagacaagcccagccaagatggtgaaacccccgtctccacaaggaaacaaaaaaaaattagccaggcatggtggcacacatctataatcccagctactcaggaggctgagtcaggagaatcacttcaacctgggaggcagaggttgcagtgagccaagattgcatcatagcactctccagcctgggcaacagagtgagactctgtctcaaaacaaacaaacaaataaataaataaataaataaataaataaataaataaataaataaaattaaaaagaaagaagaaagaaaaagaaactaatttgGAGAGGGAAAAAGAACACATCTTTCAAAACTAAAAACCATATATCTCACTGATTggtaatttaaatattatctatCTGGCTACCTACGTCCTATCTATTTACCtactatctatccatctatccatccacccttAATACTTGTGGGGTAAAGCTATAAAGGAATTTAACATATATCTCATTGATAattaaacaaagtaaaatattatctatctatctatctatctatctatctatcatctatctatccatctacctacctatttacctacctacctatctatccatccatccaccttcAATGCTTGTGGGGTAAAGTTACAaaggaatttaaagaaaaatgaataactcTAAACAGAAATGATCAAAATTTAGCCAGAACAGTTAACTTTCTATAATTTCATGGCTAGGCCACGAGCAGTCCCCCACCCTACCCTACTGCAGACCTCTCCCTTGGCCTGTCACGAGGGTAAGAATGTGACAGTGAAATGGCCCATTGAGATGACCTCTATTGAGAAGTTCTATCAGCTTATCAAAATTTCTGAAATATACCATAGATCTCAGAACAAATATGCATCGGCACCATCCTCAGAAATGAATGTATCCATCTGCAAATTCATAatgataacttttttctttttctcctatatttAAGGTGTGACCTCTTGCCTCAAAATATAAGCTTCCCAGTGTGAAATGCTAATTTATCATCATGGATTAGCAGTAATTCAGAATTCCAATACATAGTGGTTCCAAAAACTACACTCAGAAAGAATAGTAACCCTTTAAGATGATGaccctatatttttatttaaatctcctGTCACTCCGCATTGTATAGAAAAATTCAAACCAGAATTCCACTCAGTGAAATTTACCAAAAGAATACTTTCCAAGGAAGTAATTTTTCAATCTCATTTATAAGTActatttttcagtatttattttgcCATAGCTTATGAAAGTATGTTATCTTTTTGTCTGATAACTGATAAATGGATAGGAATCATATTAAGGTAAATTAAAGCCACCATAACAACCGACTGAGGATCCTAGCACACCATGGAGGAAGGGTTGCCCAAATCACATAGCCTGAAACTGGGACTGAGACCACTAGAGGAGCTACTCCTACTTTGATCACTTTATGAGAAGATGTACATTGATATAATTAGGTTTTAGCATAATTGCCTCTTTATAAATCATAGTTTTTCCTCCTCATTTAGGCTCAGTCTTCCTTGTTCATGTGAACACACTTCACGTCACCCCTCTTCTCAAAAACTTCCATAGATTTCTATCTCAGAGTAAAAGTCAAAGGCTAAAAATGAGCCTGTCAATCCTCTGTCACCTGGCTCTTATGGCCTCTCTGAGCTCATCTGAATCCTCAGGGTCTGGAACAGAGACTGGCAGATAGAAGGCACTCTCTCAACATTCAATGATTGAAAGAGTAAACATGGAGGTTTATTtacttctacttttatttttaccctAGTTTCATCCTTTTCTTGTTAGTGAAAACTAACAGCCTCCTAACGCTCTGTCCATCTCCTCACAGCCCCTCTTCTTCCAGCCCTCTAATGCCAATCTATCTATTTAATAATAATCAAAGATGACATTTTTGAGCCTATTCTGTACCAGGGAAATATTCAATCACTTCTTATGTGCTTTTGAGGTAGATACTACTAGTATTTAAATTGTTTACATTAGGGAATCAAAGCTCACAGAGATGAAGCTAACTTGCACAAAGTCACAAAGCTCATAAATGGTGGAGCGAACTTGGGTTTCTTTGACTTTGGAGCCAGCATATGTCACCCTCAGTGTGATCCCGTCCCACAGTAGGAGGCTACTGAGCCCTCTCTGGTAGTTACGACCTCCAGATTTTCCTCACCTCTTTATCCTGGACTCATACTCTATCTTCTGTTTGGTCATTTCCTGTTTCAGGCTGGAAACTAAACTGTGCAGTGCACTGTGGTTGCTGCTGCTGTTACCAACAAATGTCTCACTGTTGTCACTGCTGCTAGTGGCACGACTACTTCGACCTCCCACACTCCTATGGTCACTTTTGCTTTCATAGTCCCTGGGGTGGGAAAGGTCTTCCTGTGGAGGCCCATCCAAAACAGGGTCCTCAAAGTTCCCCCCATAAAAGTCTTGCTCTGGACAGGTGGTGGTGGAAGAGCGACAGGAGTTGGAGTTCTCGGGGAGGGAGATTTCACAGGAGGAAGTGGACCAGGTGGCGCTGTCGATGCTCTGCTTGTCATCAAGGTTCATCATGGAGAACTGTTGATGGACGTTATCGTAGGTGGACAGTCTGTTGTGCTGGCCTGACTCTCCAGCTTGTTCTTTCTGCTTGTTATCCCTCAGGGTCACATAGCCATTCGGCAGCCAGCTCATGTTTCGTCCATTTGCAGGGTTCCCGTGTGTTTCGCTGTTCAAAATGCCCATGCGCACCATTCCATTCTGTACACTGTGCGTGCCCATTTTGGTACCAGATCCCTTCAGTGAAGAGGTCCTTCTAGACTGTAGGCTTCCATTGGGGGTGGTCTGCGCTTTCTCAAGACCTTCTGCATTACTGCTGCTGAAGGACCCATTGGTAACTATCCCACTACCCTTATTAAAGGCTGGGTTCTTTTTGACCATGAGAGGGGGGCTTCTAGACACATCTAGCTTGTGAACGCTGTTCCTTGGGCTGTTGGTTTTGCTGCCTGATAGAGCTGTGGGGGATCCATTGTCCATGCTGCTTCTCTGGGGTGACTCAGACTTGTCCCAGGAGCACTGCCTACCAGGGCTGTTCTTGGTGTTATTGTTCTCCTTGTTCTGTAACTGCCCCGTGGTGGCCTTCTTTTgaatttcattgttgttgttgctcacTCCATCTTGGGGTTTGCTTTGTAGTTCTGCATCTTTGGGAAAGAGGCAATCATGTTTGCTAATCATCATTGACATCAACTGCTGGACCACCACGGTGCCTAGAATTGCATAGAACATAAAGTAGCATGAGTGagacagtttttatttatttctatttcaatgTGACTCTTAAAGAAACACATTCAAGTGAACATTCAGCAGTACCAAACCATATTTTTAACTATGATAACAGCAATAGAAGCTAAAAGAACTTGAGCATTTACTCTGTGCCATGAACTGTGTCAAGCACTTTGCTCTTGtaatttaattgaattttgaaacaaatctatacatacatattgtTATTATCACTGTATTATAAAGGTTCAGTAACTTGATTAAGGTTACATGTTAAGGACCAGACCCAGGGCTTGATCCCACAGTTAATCATTAAAAACCTGGGCTCTTAATCATAATACAATATTTATTACAAATTTGACATTTAATTCTGAGAAATATTTCTTAGGAGGAGGTCACTGTGACCTCTCATCTAATAATTGCCTCAAACTATCAAGATACTTTAGTGGTATCTGTAAATGGAACCCGATACAATTAGGCATGGTTTCTCTAATGTATCAAGATAATGAAATGCATAAGATGTTTGTTTGCCATTCAAAAGCTTTAGGGCATTTTAAGTGACATCAGCCAGAATGGTGTAGTGAAGACCTCCAAAAATCCTCTTTACCATATAAGCAACTAGCAAAAATTTCCAGAATCAACTATTTTGGAATCCTGTAAATTAACTAATGGCTTGATGCAATCTGGAGAGTGTTTACTTAAGAAAAATGGCGGAATGTCAGTAAGAGCAGCAAGGTCTGTAGCGTTTTAACTTGCTCTAATCTTATCCTCCTCTCTTTGAAAACCAACAGCCCACAATCACAAAGAAAACCAGCCATCTGGCAGCCACTGGAATGGGCAGAGCAGGGTTGGATTTTAGTTAGTAAATACAGTTTCtatataaaacacttaaaactTGAGATTTGgtgaagaaaatgatgaaaaaaggcttttgacaatGCAGAATTTCATTAAAACAGCAGCTAATTGAGAGGTTGTCAGGGAGTAGAAACCTGACCTGGGGCAAGACCACTTTTTAGCTTCTGGTGACACCTgggaaatataattcaaaatCAGATTTTGAATAGGAAAAAACATATTGTATTCATTTATATTCTACACACTTTTCCTGTGATGATTCAAaacttattaatattttagacTGTACATCAGCAATAAGCAAGATCTACTGCTACATCAATGTTATTCAAATTTTGAAGTTCATAAAAATTACCTGGAGATCCTGTTACAAGGAAGATTGAAATTCAGTAGGCATAGGGTGGAACATGAGATTTTGCATTATAAACCAGCTTCCAGGTAACATTAGCAATAATAGAATAGTAGTGCTGGGATCACCTGGAAGCTTGAACATTTCAGCACCCAATGCAGAGCTTCTGAATCAGAATCCTGAGGTGATTCCTGGGTGCATTACAGTTTGAGAAAAGTGTAGTAGATGCAAATATTTCCCTTATATCTTCCAAATTAAATTTCTTGGAAGTCCAAAAgataggattctttttttttttttttttttttcagatgagaaaattgagagtCAGAGAGGTTAAGCTGTTTGCTCAGGGCACAGAGACAATGTGATTAGGGTGAAATGTAATATTTAGTCTTATTCCAAATTACGCATTTGTCCTAGTATATTTCAGCTGCTGCAATTTAAAACTGTAGCAGTAATAAGTAAACTTGGGGtggttttaaatataaaactagaTAAAGATAAATATCTACTGAATTGCCATCAATCATTACAGAATTGTGAAAAAAGACTGAATGTAACAATTCGCTGTATTACAcagccttctttctcttttagtaATCTCTGAATTTGTCATCATATTTTCCATGCATGTTAGCAGTGGATCTGAGAAAAAAGGATTTTAGAGCAGTTAGAATAACACTGTCAAACTTATGTACTGTGCTTGAAGACATTGTGTATTCAATGCTATTTTACTACTTGCCCATACGCAGACACACTTTCAGAGGTTTGCAGTTTCCATTATATATGACTCTGTCTAGTATTTTGGGAAAATGGGCCTTTTTCCTATCATTGGAATGTTAACATTTGAAGTATCACTGCTTCCCGTCATAGCTATGAACTGTGTGGGCACATGTAATTAATTGAAGAGCAACATCCCTAAGGTGTCCATGATGAGTCTGTGAACAGCCATGTCAAAGTGTACTTGCCAAAATTATGGAGTATGAGTGTCAGGTCCCTAGAGATTTAGAATTCTCTTTTGTATCTTGGGAAGCTTTGATTCCATCTAGTCTCTGGGACAATAAATGGCCATAGCCCCTTGTAAAGGGactttcttagaatttttatAGCCATTTAGGACAGACTAACACGGTAGTAATGATGATGTGTGTACCACTATACACactatcattttttccttttgattcgcTGTCATTTTCTTCTTAGAATACCAGTGAGGAACATGAAGCCCAGACAATGAGGTCAGAGTGGTTATAATCGCCAGCCCATTCTGAAGAGTCCAAGCAGATTCTGGAGTCCCACTGTGCTACACGATCCAGCAATTCTTCCCTGAACCATATAATTTTATCCAGGTTGACTCTAAATACCACATAATTGGCACTTTTCATCATAAGCATTGgctaaaaatttgatttttcttttaaaaacctaGGGACgttaaatataatatgtaaatgcaaaaatatatgcaaatgatAGTATTCTGTGCAATAtagtttcaatttgtattttttgcaatGAATAACTTTGTACATGTGTCATTTTGCATGTTTGAAGATATCTGTAAGATACCtgatgatttttgacaaatgtatatactCCTGAAAATACCACCTAACCATGATATAGAAAAGTGACACTTAAGCCTCTTTGGAGTCAGTTCCTTCCCCCTAACTCTGGCTCATAGCATCCTTTatatgctttctgtctctatagttttgccttttttacaatttcatataaatggaataatacagtatgtaGACTTTCATATCTAGGTattttccacttagcataataattttgacatttatttatgtTGTCATATGTAGCAGTTCGTTCTTTTTATTGTCAAATAGTATTACTTGCTGTAGATGTGCCATAATTTATCTATTCACTAGTTGATGGAGAATTGGTCtgttttcagtttggggctaATATGAATAAAGTTGATATGAACATTTGACTCCAAGTCTTGGatgaacatatgttttctttttccttgggtAAATGTTTAGCACATGATTGCTGGGTTTTATGGTTACTGCATATTTAAGTTAGTAAGAACCTACCTAACTCTTTTGTGGATTGGCtctaacattttgtatttctacCAGCTAAGCTTGGTATATTTTCAGTCTCAACTTTACACTTTGTAAGAAATGTGTAGAGACATCTTATggtttacattttagtttttctaaTGACTAAAGACACTGAGCATCCTTCTGTGTGTTATTtgctatttgtgtatcttctttgatgatgtgtatatttcaaatcttttgccatttttttcattGAGTTGACTGTCTTGTTTTGCatgagttctttacatattcttaaaacaagttatttatcAGATATGCGACTTGCAAATGGAGTCCCCATTTCCAAAAAGGCTTGACTTTTTGAAAAGTGTCAATTTTGACAAAGTCCAActtaccaaataattttttttaaaaatatttttatagttagaGCCTTTTGTGTCCTAAGTTTTGACTAGCACAAGGTCATaagatgtctttaaaaatattttcttctatatatcTTATACTTTTAACTcctacatttaggtctgtgatccatttcaagtttttttttgtatgtgatgtgAGATAAGGATTGaggtaatttatttctattttttagggCTATGaaattgttccagcatcatttgggGAAATGACCGTCCCCTTTCCATTGAAATACCATGGTACATTGGTCAAAAAATCAAATGACTACACATATTTCTGGACTAtctgttctatttcattgatctgtgtgtccATCTTTATATCAATACCATACTTTTAATAATGTGTGGCTTTATACTAAGTCTTGAAATCAAGTTGTGTATATTCAACTCTGTTATTTCCTTTCAAATTGTTTGGGCTATTCTAGATAGCTTTTATTTCCCTGTAAAACTTATAATCAGATTGTcaatctctacaaataaaaattctggTAGAATATTTTTGTGACAGTTATATTGAAACTATAggtcaattttggaaaaattaatagCTTAATAATATTGAGTATTCTAATACATGAGCAGGGTATATTTCCCCATTTATGTAGTTCTTATTTGTTTGTTAATGTTTAGTAGTTTTCAGAGTATGTCTTATACATGCTTTCTTAAATTTCtgcctaaatattttaaatttatgaggGTTgttctaaataataatttttatttcaatttctaattGTCCAAtgtagtatatagaaatacaataaagttttataaattgACTTTGCATTATGTGATCTTTACATATTTGCATATTAGTTATATTAGTTTTATTTGACGATTACATAGAATTTTCTGCATAGATGTTCCTGTTGACTGTGAATGTTGACTGTTTTACATATTCCTTTCCaattttataccttttatttatttattattactggCTAAGATTTCCAGTACAATGGAAGTGGTGTGATAAGGTAAACTTACCTTAAACCCGATCTTACAGGAAAAGCACTTGGTCTTTTATCATTAGCTATGGTATTTTAACTACATTTTTCTGAGATAACCTTTGTTAATTTgagaaactttaaattttttttatctgCATCCACGATGGTTTTTTTGTATCTTAAAGTGGTGTATTAATACAgtgaattacactgattgattttatATGACTAACCAACCTATCTTCCTGGGATAAACCCCACTGGTGctgatttattatcctttttatatgaTGAAGTCAATCCAGTAAGGTTTTGTTTAGGATtcatatgtctatattcataagggatattattctgtatttctcttttcttgtaatgtctttatctGTTTTGATATCAGAgcaatactggcctcataaaagtAGTTGGCAAGAATTCCCTCtacctctttttttctgaaagagtCTGTACACAATTaacataatttcttctttatatgtttgttagaattcaccagtaaatTTAAGTtacaggtgtttttgtttttgtgggaatgttttaaattacaaattcaattgCTTTACtagtctcagtttctttctttctttctaatcttgAGTGAGCTTTGGTTTGTATCTTTTAAGGAACTTGAACATTTCACCTCCATTGACAAATTTCTTGGCaaaaagttgttcataatagtccctTATGGTTATTTTAACATCTGTAAGATGTTTGGTAGATCACTTCTGTTAAACCTGATATAGGTAAtgtaactttgttttttcttttctgatcagTGTGATGAGCGGTTTATCaattttaatgatctttttaACAAACCAGCTCTTGGTTTCACTGGTTTTCTAGAttgtttttattctctctctcttttattgatttttgttcttaTCTTTATTACTCCTTGTCTGTGTGTCCTTTGGTTTAAATTAGCTCTTCTTTTTGCAGCTCCCTGAAAAGGAAACTTAGAGAATTAATTTtaggtttttattctttctgacaTAAATCcataattttatgaattttcctctaagcactaCTTTATTTGCATCACACAAACTTggtacaattttttcttttcatttagtttttaaacatacctgtatatttatattttaaatgatatgtaTACAGTATAGAGTtgggtgttgaatttttatttatctctgccTTTAGATTGGAATATATAAGGcattaaaatttaatgtaattattgatatggttgggTTTAATTCTGTCATCatggtatttttttctacttgttgCACCTGATAATCGCTccgcttttatttttttaagtactttttaaaaaagttaattattatataacatttcattttatctttattgttgGCTTATTAGctaatacttcattttattttgtagtgGTTGTTCTGTGTTtataatattcatatttaatttattatgGTCTACCTTTAAATAATATTGCAACACTTTGCGTACAGACTAAAAACCTTACAGTAGTCCACTTTCATCTCTTTGcttccattttctgtcttttattctgTCATTATCATACATTTCACTTCTGTATGTATTGTGTCCCACATTACATTATCTTAGTTTTGCTTTATGCAATAGGTTATCCTTTAATGagattaataataagaaaaatattagtttATATTAACCCACATATTATTCCTGTGCAGTACTCTTCATTCatctgtgtgcatatgtgtctATCTGGATTCATATTCCTTCTGCCACAACAAccatttaacatttcttatagtgCAAGACAGTCagtgatgaatttttttttttttttttttttttttttttttttttttttttttttttttttttttgaggcggagtctcgctctgtcacccgggctggagtgcagtggccggatctcagctcactgcaagctccgcctcccgggtttacgccattctcctgcctcagcctcccgagtagctgggactacaggcgcccgccacctcgcccggctagtttttgtatttttagtagagacggggtttcaccgtgttagccaggatggtctcgatctcctgacctcgtgatccgcccgtctcggcctcccaaagtgctgggattacaggcttgagccaccgcgcccggcctcagtgaTGAATTTACTCACAGATTTTGTTTCTCTCAAAATGCCCTTAGCtcctttttatatttgaaaaatatttaaatatatccaCTGGACACAGAAATCTAGGTTAATAGATTTTCAGTACTTCAAAGGTTTTGATCCATGTCTTTTAGTTATATAATTTCTAACAAGAAATCTTCTGCAacatttctctttgttcttctgtATGTAATATGTCCTTAGTTCCTCAGTCTGCTCCTAAGCTTTTCTCTTAAATTGATTCTCAGCAGTTTATGATGTGCTTTTGTGTGGCTCCTTTTACGTTAATTCTGAGCTTCTTTGATCTTTGTGTTTGTAATTTTCatcaattctgtgaaaaaaaatgagtattttttctCTGTGCTTCGTAACAGTTTCTCTTACAAAGTTTTTATAAGTATGAAtttattctttgtaaattttctcCTAACCTGCTATTAATCTCATCTAGTGTAATATTCACTTAAGTGATAATTTTCATCCTAAGAAATTCTacttgaactttaaaaatatatttgatttatctCTTCACCATGTTACATTTTGCTTTACCTTCTTGAACATATTTacagaatataataataatatcctTGTCTGCTATCAGAAATGACTCAATCACATTTGGGTCTTCTTCTATTAGCTATTTTATGTCCTGGTTACAGTTCATATTTTTATGATTCTTTGCATGCCTTGTAGCTTTTAATTGTATGGAAAACACTGTGGGCTTTATACGGTTGGTGactgaattttgaaaaaaaatatatattctagatatgttGGACTTCGTTTTGGCACAGAGTGAAGCATCTGGTGATCAGCTGAATCgtatttattatatgttaatgggctttaatttttagagcagttttaggtgcacagaaaaattgagcagaaagtacagagggTCCCTATATACCTCCTCTCCACCGCCTTTTTAAACACAGTTTCCCCTTTTATTAACATCTAGCATTAATGTGGTATATTTGATATACTTGATGAGCCCATATTGATACATTATCATTAACTAaaattcatagtttacattagggatCACTTTTTgtgttgtatattctatgggttttgacaaatacagAACGCCATGTACCCATCATTCCAGCACCGAATAGTTTCACTACCCTAAAAATTCCTTATGCTCCTGGTAttcatccttcccttcttccctgtgCTCCCATTGGATCATTTAAAAGTTGCTTTAAAATTTGTGAGGTCTAATCCATAATTTAAGTCTTACCACTAAGGTAATACCTTTGTGAGAACTCTACACGATGCCTCATTATCAGGACTTTGCCCTCTTTCTGTGGGAAAGACAAATTATTTCAAGCCTAGTTTGAAGCCCAGAAATTGTTCAGACTATGAAGCTCTGGCAAATTCCCTCAAGTCTTCTGTAGTGTCCTCTCATGCAAACATAAATCAGTTCTCATCTACCCTCCGTAGATTTCTGGATGCTCTATGTCTAgttctctcttctctgttttctacTCCCCCAAATTCTAGCTCCCTTGCGCCTCTCATAGTCTGATCTTACTCTCTTCAGCTCAGCAATACCTGGACTTTGtgtgcatttttctttcctgtgataCAATGTGAAAACTGCCTCCCAGTAGTAATCTGAGGCAATAACTGGGTTCCGCTCATTGGTTTTCCTTCTCTTATGAATCATAGGCATGTATTGCCCATTGTTCAGTGTCTAAAAACTGCTGCTTCATACAGTTTTCtggttttctagttgtttaattTGAACAGTCTCTATTCCTTCATCAAGACAAGAAGCAGAATGCAATATTATCTGTCAGTAGTTTTAAATACTGCTGAAAAAACATTCTAAAGGTTTCCTTGAAAGCACGTATCTGTTATATAGATATGGATATGCTTATATAGCAAGGATGTCATTAACGGCTACATCAATATTTGAATGGTAGCAAGAAGGAGAGTAATGGCAAGGAATGTATAGAGAATTTTTCaagtaaaagagaattttaaaagagagtatttttaaaaataaagcagtctCCATGTTTTTCAATAGAATTCATGTGAGTTGACTGCAAATAGTATGTTAATAGCCAAGAATAATGAGCTTCATTCACTTAAACATCtaccaaaataagaaaagaaaatagaaataactatTATGGGTTAGTAAACATGTAAGGTTCGTTTTCCAACCTGTGCAGTTTTTACTCTGGCCTACTGTtgaaagaagaatgaaagcaCTGCTGGGAGATAAAACCATCTCACTTGGATCACACTCACTCAGATCAGGCTAATGCTGCAAACACCTATTGTATCTCAGGGGTTACTTCAGCTTTAGAGTATATTTGATTGAATTATAATTGTGCATGTATAAAATGCACAGCAAATGACTAGGAGGCATGAACACAAATACAAATTTGATCTCAGAAGTCAGAGCCTGTGGGGGATAAGGCCTACCTGCAGTCTGA
This portion of the Rhinopithecus roxellana isolate Shanxi Qingling chromosome 2, ASM756505v1, whole genome shotgun sequence genome encodes:
- the ARHGAP24 gene encoding rho GTPase-activating protein 24 isoform X4 — encoded protein: MTPEDWNSGGRPAGALASTPFIPKTTYRRIKRCFSFRKGIFGQKLEDTVRYEKRYGNRLAPMLVEQCVDFIRQRGLKEEGLFRLPGQANLVKELQDAFDCGEKPSFDSNTDVHTVASLLKLYLRELPEPVIPYAKYEDFLSCAKLLSKEEEAGVKELAKQVKSLPVVNYNLLKYICRFLDEVQSYSGVNKMSVQNLATVFGPNILRPKVEDPLTIMEGTVVVQQLMSMMISKHDCLFPKDAELQSKPQDGVSNNNNEIQKKATTGQLQNKENNNTKNSPGRQCSWDKSESPQRSSMDNGSPTALSGSKTNSPRNSVHKLDVSRSPPLMVKKNPAFNKGSGIVTNGSFSSSNAEGLEKAQTTPNGSLQSRRTSSLKGSGTKMGTHSVQNGMVRMGILNSETHGNPANGRNMSWLPNGYVTLRDNKQKEQAGESGQHNRLSTYDNVHQQFSMMNLDDKQSIDSATWSTSSCEISLPENSNSCRSSTTTCPEQDFYGGNFEDPVLDGPPQEDLSHPRDYESKSDHRSVGGRSSRATSSSDNSETFVGNSSSNHSALHSLVSSLKQEMTKQKIEYESRIKSLEQRNLTLETEMMSLHDELDQERKKFTMIEIKMRNAERAKEDAEKRNDMLQKEMEQFFSTFGELTVEPRRTERGNTIWIQ
- the ARHGAP24 gene encoding rho GTPase-activating protein 24 isoform X3 yields the protein MTANHESYLLMASTQNDMEDWVKSIRRVIWGPFGGGIFGQKLEDTVRYEKRYGNRLAPMLVEQCVDFIRQRGLKEEGLFRLPGQANLVKELQDAFDCGEKPSFDSNTDVHTVASLLKLYLRELPEPVIPYAKYEDFLSCAKLLSKEEEAGVKELAKQVKSLPVVNYNLLKYICRFLDEVQSYSGVNKMSVQNLATVFGPNILRPKVEDPLTIMEGTVVVQQLMSMMISKHDCLFPKDAELQSKPQDGVSNNNNEIQKKATTGQLQNKENNNTKNSPGRQCSWDKSESPQRSSMDNGSPTALSGSKTNSPRNSVHKLDVSRSPPLMVKKNPAFNKGSGIVTNGSFSSSNAEGLEKAQTTPNGSLQSRRTSSLKGSGTKMGTHSVQNGMVRMGILNSETHGNPANGRNMSWLPNGYVTLRDNKQKEQAGESGQHNRLSTYDNVHQQFSMMNLDDKQSIDSATWSTSSCEISLPENSNSCRSSTTTCPEQDFYGGNFEDPVLDGPPQEDLSHPRDYESKSDHRSVGGRSSRATSSSDNSETFVGNSSSNHSALHSLVSSLKQEMTKQKIEYESRIKSLEQRNLTLETEMMSLHDELDQERKKFTMIEIKMRNAERAKEDAEKRNDMLQKEMEQFFSTFGELTVEPRRTERGNTIWIQ